One window from the genome of Streptomyces sp. NBC_00287 encodes:
- a CDS encoding IclR family transcriptional regulator, whose product MQSVDRAISVLEILAQRGEAGVSEVAAEIDVHKSTAFRLLGALEVRGLVEQAGERGKYRLGFGIVRLAGAVTGRIDITQQGRPVCEQLAEEIGETVNIAVMQEHYAVNLYEVRGPGAVSAYNWVGQLTPLHATSSGKILLAHLPAKERAELLAGAGLNKVTPRTITAKTKLEKNLAEARERGYALALEELEIGLHAMAAPVRDRDGQVIAALSASGPSYRFTEERLHELSPVLLKGAEEISHRMGHLG is encoded by the coding sequence GTGCAGTCGGTCGACCGCGCCATCAGCGTCCTGGAGATCCTGGCCCAGCGCGGCGAGGCAGGGGTCAGCGAGGTGGCCGCCGAGATCGATGTTCACAAGTCGACCGCGTTCCGCCTGCTCGGCGCCCTGGAGGTGCGTGGCCTGGTGGAGCAGGCGGGCGAGCGCGGAAAGTACCGCCTCGGGTTCGGCATCGTACGCCTGGCCGGTGCGGTCACGGGACGCATCGACATCACCCAGCAGGGCCGTCCGGTCTGTGAACAGCTCGCCGAGGAGATCGGCGAGACCGTCAACATCGCCGTGATGCAGGAGCACTACGCCGTCAACCTCTACGAGGTGCGCGGCCCGGGAGCCGTCAGCGCGTACAACTGGGTCGGCCAGCTGACCCCGCTGCACGCCACCTCCAGCGGCAAGATCCTGCTGGCCCACCTGCCTGCCAAGGAACGCGCCGAACTGCTCGCCGGGGCCGGCCTGAACAAGGTCACCCCGCGCACCATCACCGCGAAGACGAAGCTCGAGAAGAACCTCGCGGAGGCCCGCGAGCGTGGCTACGCCTTGGCCCTGGAGGAGCTGGAGATCGGCCTGCACGCCATGGCCGCGCCGGTCCGCGACCGGGACGGCCAGGTCATCGCGGCGCTCAGCGCCTCCGGACCCTCGTACCGCTTCACCGAGGAGCGCCTGCACGAACTCTCCCCGGTACTGCTCAAGGGCGCGGAGGAGATCAGCCACCGGATGGGCCACCTGGGCTGA
- the betA gene encoding choline dehydrogenase, whose translation MAPLQYDFVIVGGGSAGSALANRLSADPANRVLVLEAGRSDYPWDVFIQMPAALTYPIGSRFYDWKYESEPEPHMGGRRVYHARGKVLGGSSSINGMIFQRGNPMDYERWAADPGMETWDYAHCLPYFRRMENCLAADPDDEFRGHDGPLVLERGPATNPLFGAFLKATEEAGYAPTDDVNGYRQEGFAKFDRNVHRGRRLSASKAYLKPVKKRPNLTIKTRALVTRVLFEGKKAVGVEYQRGRGALQQVRAREVILCGGAINSPQLLQLSGVGNAEELSALGIDVVHDLPGVGENMQDHLEVYVQYACKQPVSMQPYMAKWRAPFIGLQWLFRKGPAATNHFEAGGFARSNEDVDYPNLMFHFLPIAVRYDGSSPAGGHGYQVHVGPMYSDAIGSVKIKSKDPREHPALRFNYLSTEQDRREWVEAIRVARKLLSQPAMAPYNDGEVSPGPKVDSDEEILDWVAKEGETALHPSCTCKMGPSADEMAVVDPESMRVHGVEGLRVVDASVMPYVTNGNIYAPVMMIAEKAADLILGKEPLPASKAAYYRLRDAEKRAE comes from the coding sequence ATGGCTCCCCTGCAATACGACTTCGTCATCGTCGGCGGCGGATCGGCCGGCAGCGCACTGGCGAACAGGCTCTCCGCGGACCCGGCGAACCGGGTACTGGTTCTGGAGGCCGGCCGCTCCGACTACCCGTGGGACGTCTTCATCCAGATGCCCGCGGCGCTGACCTATCCGATCGGCAGCCGCTTCTACGACTGGAAGTACGAGTCCGAGCCCGAGCCCCACATGGGCGGCCGGCGTGTGTACCACGCGCGCGGCAAGGTGCTGGGCGGCTCCAGCAGCATCAACGGCATGATCTTCCAGCGCGGCAACCCCATGGACTACGAGCGCTGGGCGGCCGACCCCGGGATGGAGACCTGGGACTACGCGCACTGTCTGCCGTACTTCCGGCGGATGGAGAACTGTCTGGCGGCCGATCCGGACGACGAGTTCCGAGGCCATGACGGGCCCCTCGTCCTGGAACGCGGCCCGGCGACCAATCCGTTGTTCGGCGCCTTCCTCAAGGCCACCGAAGAAGCGGGCTACGCCCCCACGGACGACGTCAACGGCTACCGGCAGGAAGGCTTCGCCAAGTTCGACCGCAACGTCCACCGCGGACGCCGGCTGTCGGCCTCCAAGGCGTACCTCAAGCCGGTCAAGAAGCGCCCCAACCTCACGATCAAGACGCGTGCTCTGGTCACCCGCGTCCTCTTCGAGGGCAAGAAGGCCGTCGGTGTCGAGTATCAGCGCGGCAGGGGTGCCCTCCAGCAGGTCCGTGCCAGGGAAGTCATTCTGTGCGGCGGCGCGATCAACTCCCCGCAGCTGCTCCAGCTCTCCGGCGTCGGCAACGCGGAGGAACTGAGCGCCCTCGGCATCGACGTCGTCCACGACCTCCCGGGCGTCGGCGAGAACATGCAGGACCACCTGGAGGTGTACGTCCAGTACGCCTGCAAGCAGCCGGTTTCCATGCAGCCGTACATGGCGAAGTGGCGTGCCCCCTTCATCGGGCTCCAGTGGCTCTTCCGCAAGGGCCCGGCCGCCACGAACCACTTCGAGGCCGGCGGCTTCGCGCGCAGCAACGAGGATGTCGACTACCCCAACCTGATGTTCCACTTCCTGCCCATCGCGGTCCGCTACGACGGCTCCTCGCCGGCCGGCGGCCACGGCTACCAGGTGCACGTGGGTCCCATGTACTCCGACGCGATCGGCTCGGTGAAAATCAAGAGCAAGGACCCGCGCGAGCACCCGGCGCTGCGCTTCAACTACCTCTCCACCGAACAGGACCGGCGTGAGTGGGTCGAGGCGATCCGCGTCGCCCGCAAGCTGCTCAGTCAGCCCGCGATGGCCCCGTACAACGACGGGGAGGTCTCGCCCGGGCCGAAGGTGGACTCGGACGAGGAGATCCTCGACTGGGTCGCCAAGGAGGGCGAGACCGCCCTGCACCCGTCCTGCACCTGCAAGATGGGCCCCTCCGCCGACGAGATGGCTGTCGTCGACCCGGAGAGCATGCGCGTGCACGGCGTCGAGGGCCTGCGTGTCGTCGACGCGTCGGTGATGCCGTACGTCACCAACGGCAACATCTACGCCCCGGTGATGATGATCGCCGAGAAGGCCGCCGACCTGATCCTCGGCAAGGAGCCGCTGCCTGCCTCCAAGGCCGCCTACTACCGCCTCCGCGACGCCGAGAAGCGGGCCGAGTAG
- a CDS encoding 5,10-methylenetetrahydrofolate reductase, with translation MGGSGLRTLLDSVRYEVLPAKATEEKVLAHVPRDVVVTVTASPVKGLEPTLGLTVRLAAHGYRVVPHVPARLLRDDAHLKDVVDRLGEAGVDDVFVPAGDADPPAGPYDGALPVLRRLSELGSPFAHVGVTGYPESHPLIDDDLTIQAMWDKREHATYIVSNLCFDPRVLGEWLARIRRRDVTLPVHLGVAGPVQRAKLLAMATKIGVGESTRFLTKHASWFLRFAAPGGYSPDRLLARTQEALTAPSAGVAGLHLFTFNQIAETERWRRAVLERLDPPSA, from the coding sequence TTGGGCGGCTCGGGGCTCCGGACGCTGCTGGACAGCGTCCGCTACGAGGTGCTGCCCGCCAAGGCGACCGAGGAGAAGGTCCTCGCCCATGTGCCGCGCGACGTCGTCGTCACCGTGACGGCGTCGCCGGTCAAGGGCCTGGAACCGACCCTCGGCCTCACCGTGCGGCTCGCGGCACACGGTTACCGCGTCGTCCCGCATGTGCCCGCGCGGCTGCTGCGGGACGACGCGCACCTGAAGGACGTCGTCGACCGGCTCGGCGAGGCGGGCGTGGACGACGTGTTCGTACCGGCGGGCGACGCCGACCCGCCGGCCGGGCCCTACGACGGGGCGCTGCCGGTGCTACGGCGGCTCAGCGAGCTGGGTAGCCCCTTCGCCCACGTCGGCGTCACCGGCTACCCGGAGAGCCACCCCCTCATCGACGACGACCTCACCATCCAGGCGATGTGGGACAAGCGCGAGCACGCCACGTACATCGTGAGCAACCTCTGCTTCGACCCGCGCGTGCTGGGGGAGTGGCTCGCCCGGATACGGCGGCGGGACGTCACCCTGCCCGTCCACCTGGGCGTGGCGGGGCCCGTGCAGCGGGCGAAGCTGCTGGCGATGGCGACGAAGATCGGCGTGGGGGAGTCGACGCGCTTCCTGACGAAGCACGCGTCGTGGTTCTTGCGGTTCGCGGCGCCGGGTGGTTACTCGCCCGACCGGCTGCTGGCGCGCACCCAGGAGGCCCTCACTGCGCCTTCGGCGGGGGTGGCGGGACTGCACCTGTTCACGTTCAACCAGATCGCCGAGACCGAGCGATGGCGCAGAGCTGTACTGGAGCGGCTTGACCCCCCTTCGGCCTGA
- the purU gene encoding formyltetrahydrofolate deformylase, translating to MSPRPQPGREYVLTLSCPDSVGLVHAVSGFLVRNSGNILESRQFDDRLQGRFFMRVHFDVSDPNADLETLRYRFGPVAEAYRFSWTLWDASTPTRTLIMVSKFGHCLNDLLFRRRTGSLNIEIPAIVSNHRDFEGLAETYGIPFHHIPVTKDTKGEAEARLLELVGELDIDLVVLARYMQILSDDLCKQFEGRAINIHHSFLPSFKGARPYEQAYDRGVKLVGATAHYVTSDLDEGQIIEQDVVRVDHSLDPGELVTVGRDVEAQVLAHAVKWHSEGRVMVDGHRTVVFR from the coding sequence ATGTCCCCTCGTCCTCAGCCTGGCCGTGAGTACGTCCTCACCCTCTCCTGTCCCGACAGCGTGGGACTCGTCCACGCGGTGAGCGGCTTCCTCGTCCGGAACTCCGGCAACATCCTCGAAAGCCGGCAATTCGATGATCGACTCCAGGGCCGCTTCTTCATGAGGGTCCACTTCGACGTTTCCGACCCAAACGCCGATCTGGAAACTCTGCGTTACCGATTCGGTCCAGTGGCGGAGGCCTACCGGTTCTCCTGGACCCTGTGGGACGCCTCGACGCCGACCCGGACGCTCATCATGGTGTCCAAGTTCGGCCACTGCCTCAACGACCTGCTCTTCCGCCGGCGCACGGGCTCCCTCAACATCGAGATCCCGGCGATCGTCTCCAACCACCGCGACTTCGAGGGGCTCGCGGAGACCTACGGCATCCCCTTCCACCACATCCCGGTCACCAAGGACACCAAGGGCGAGGCCGAGGCGCGGCTGCTGGAGCTGGTGGGCGAGCTGGACATCGACCTGGTCGTGCTGGCCCGCTACATGCAGATCCTCTCCGACGACCTGTGCAAGCAGTTCGAAGGCCGGGCCATCAACATCCACCACTCCTTCCTCCCCAGCTTCAAGGGCGCGCGCCCTTACGAGCAGGCCTACGACCGCGGGGTGAAGCTCGTCGGCGCGACGGCGCACTACGTCACCTCCGATCTCGACGAGGGGCAGATCATCGAGCAGGACGTGGTCAGGGTGGACCACTCACTCGACCCGGGCGAACTGGTCACGGTCGGACGGGACGTCGAGGCACAGGTGCTCGCGCACGCGGTGAAGTGGCACAGCGAGGGTCGCGTGATGGTCGACGGCCACCGCACGGTGGTCTTCCGCTGA
- a CDS encoding aldehyde dehydrogenase family protein, with product MAHLYVDGSWRDPVAGGLREIRCPADGTLSATVAEGTRPDAEAAIAAARRAFDEGPWPRTPERERGALLLRTADIMERDGKEFARAESLDTGKRLVESEYDIADVVSCFRYYGGLGGTDAGRVIDTGRDDAVSRVVYEPVGVCGLITPWNYPLLQASWKVAPALLAGNTIVLKPSELTPSTSILLMRALEEAGLPAGAANLVLGTGPEVGAPLSEDPAVDLVSFTGGLETGKRIMATAAASVKKVALELGGKNPNVVFADADFETAVDFALTAVFLHSGQVCSAGARLIVEDSLHDRFVDEVVRRARQIRLGGPFDAEAETGALISAQHLAKVEAYVAAGIAEGAVLRCGGARPDDPALASGHYYPPTVLDECRQDMRVVHEESFGPVLTVERFTDEDDAVRIANDTEYGLAGAVWTQDAGKAQRVARRLRHGTVWINDYHPYVPQAEWGGFGHSGVGRELGPTGLNEYREPKHIWQNIQPRPQLWFRG from the coding sequence GTGGCACACCTGTATGTGGACGGTTCATGGCGGGATCCGGTGGCCGGAGGCCTCCGCGAGATCCGCTGCCCCGCTGACGGCACGCTCTCGGCGACCGTTGCGGAAGGGACGCGTCCGGACGCCGAGGCGGCGATCGCCGCGGCCCGCCGCGCCTTCGACGAGGGGCCCTGGCCGCGCACCCCCGAGCGCGAGCGTGGCGCGCTGCTGCTGCGGACCGCCGACATCATGGAGCGCGACGGCAAGGAGTTCGCCCGCGCCGAGTCGCTGGACACCGGCAAGCGGCTGGTGGAGAGCGAGTACGACATCGCCGACGTCGTCTCCTGCTTCCGTTACTACGGGGGGCTCGGCGGCACCGACGCCGGCCGGGTGATCGACACCGGACGCGACGACGCCGTCAGCCGCGTCGTCTACGAGCCGGTCGGTGTGTGCGGGCTGATCACCCCTTGGAACTACCCGCTGCTCCAGGCGAGTTGGAAGGTCGCCCCGGCCCTCCTCGCCGGCAACACGATCGTCCTCAAGCCCAGCGAGCTCACCCCCTCCACCTCGATCCTGCTGATGAGGGCACTGGAGGAGGCCGGGCTCCCGGCAGGCGCCGCCAACCTCGTCCTGGGCACCGGGCCCGAGGTGGGCGCACCGCTCTCCGAGGACCCCGCCGTCGACCTGGTCTCCTTCACCGGCGGCTTGGAGACCGGCAAACGGATCATGGCCACGGCCGCGGCGAGCGTGAAGAAGGTGGCGCTGGAGCTCGGCGGCAAGAATCCCAACGTGGTCTTCGCCGACGCCGACTTCGAGACGGCCGTGGACTTCGCGCTCACGGCCGTCTTCCTGCACTCGGGGCAGGTCTGCTCGGCCGGCGCCCGGCTGATCGTCGAGGACTCGCTGCACGACCGCTTCGTCGACGAGGTCGTCCGCCGGGCCCGGCAGATCCGCCTCGGCGGTCCCTTCGACGCCGAGGCCGAGACCGGGGCGCTGATCTCCGCCCAGCACCTGGCGAAGGTCGAGGCGTACGTCGCCGCGGGGATCGCCGAGGGCGCCGTCCTGCGCTGCGGCGGCGCACGGCCCGACGATCCGGCCCTGGCGAGCGGCCACTACTACCCGCCCACCGTCCTCGACGAGTGCCGGCAGGACATGCGCGTGGTGCACGAGGAGTCCTTCGGACCCGTGCTCACCGTGGAGCGCTTCACCGACGAGGACGACGCCGTACGCATCGCCAACGACACCGAGTACGGACTGGCCGGAGCCGTCTGGACCCAGGACGCGGGCAAGGCCCAGCGGGTCGCCCGGCGGCTGCGCCACGGCACGGTGTGGATCAACGACTACCACCCCTATGTGCCGCAAGCGGAATGGGGTGGCTTCGGACACTCGGGCGTGGGCCGGGAGTTGGGACCGACCGGCCTGAACGAGTACCGAGAGCCCAAGCACATCTGGCAGAACATCCAACCCCGGCCGCAGCTCTGGTTCCGCGGCTGA
- a CDS encoding quaternary amine ABC transporter ATP-binding protein gives MTPTQTEVPQRRGTPQESDGTPVISVRNLWKVFGPKADRVPASEELRGLTRRELMDRAGCTAAVRDVSFEVAPGEVFVVMGLSGSGKSTLVRCLTRLIEPTTGEIVFEGEDIRDADARRLRELRRRKFSMVFQHFGLLPHRRVVDNVGFGLEIRGMSRAERTKRALEVVELVGLSGYENSYPDQLSGGMQQRVGLARALAGDPDVLFFDEPFSALDPMIRRDMQNEVIRLHHEVGKTMVFITHDLSEALKLGDRILIMRDGKMVQCGTGDELVGAPADDYVRDFVKDVPRGDVLTLRWIMRPVEDGDALDGPELGPDVVVKEATRAVLAADKPVKVVEDGKLLGIVGDEEILAVVAGQEGGA, from the coding sequence GTGACCCCCACACAGACCGAGGTGCCGCAGCGGCGCGGTACGCCCCAGGAGTCGGACGGGACTCCCGTCATATCCGTGCGCAATCTGTGGAAGGTGTTCGGGCCGAAGGCAGACCGGGTACCGGCCTCCGAGGAGCTGCGCGGGCTCACCCGACGCGAGCTCATGGACCGCGCCGGATGCACCGCCGCCGTACGCGACGTCAGCTTCGAGGTCGCGCCCGGCGAGGTCTTCGTCGTCATGGGCCTGTCCGGCTCCGGCAAGTCCACACTGGTGCGATGTCTGACCCGGCTGATCGAACCCACCACCGGTGAGATCGTCTTCGAGGGCGAGGACATCCGTGACGCGGACGCGAGGCGACTGCGCGAACTGCGCCGCCGTAAATTCTCCATGGTCTTCCAGCACTTCGGGCTGCTGCCCCACCGCCGCGTCGTCGACAACGTGGGCTTCGGTCTTGAGATCCGCGGCATGAGCAGGGCCGAACGCACCAAGCGGGCCCTGGAGGTCGTCGAGCTGGTCGGCCTCTCCGGCTACGAGAACTCCTACCCCGACCAGCTGTCCGGCGGCATGCAGCAACGCGTCGGCCTGGCACGGGCGTTGGCGGGCGACCCCGACGTCCTCTTCTTCGACGAGCCGTTCTCCGCACTCGACCCGATGATCCGCCGTGACATGCAGAACGAGGTCATCCGGCTGCACCACGAGGTCGGCAAGACGATGGTGTTCATCACCCACGACCTCTCCGAGGCGCTCAAGCTGGGCGACCGCATCCTGATCATGCGCGACGGCAAGATGGTCCAGTGCGGCACCGGCGACGAACTCGTCGGCGCCCCCGCCGACGACTACGTACGCGACTTCGTCAAGGACGTCCCGCGCGGCGACGTCCTCACCCTGCGCTGGATCATGCGCCCGGTGGAGGACGGCGACGCCCTGGACGGTCCCGAGCTGGGCCCGGACGTCGTGGTGAAGGAGGCCACCCGGGCCGTACTGGCGGCGGACAAGCCGGTCAAGGTCGTCGAGGACGGCAAACTGCTCGGCATCGTCGGTGACGAGGAGATCCTCGCGGTGGTCGCCGGGCAGGAAGGCGGCGCGTGA